One genomic window of Glycine soja cultivar W05 chromosome 9, ASM419377v2, whole genome shotgun sequence includes the following:
- the LOC114425358 gene encoding peroxisomal nicotinamide adenine dinucleotide carrier-like: MSESNAIANGLAGAGGGIIAQIITYPLQAVNTRQQTERTLKRNKQSFTSNSTTAPGTLLQIFQVIGTEGWGGLYSGLKPSLLGTAASQGIYYYFYQVFKNKAVTIAAAQKVKGRGDGTVGMFGWLVVAAIAGSLNVLFTNPIWVLVTRMQTHTQAQRKIMEEKKEALRKAASESTIADSTLQDKLAELNSIKPRPYGTIHAANEVYNEAGIVGFWKGVIPALIMVCNPSIQFMIYESSLKHLREKRAAKKQGNTSISALEVFLVGAIAKLGATVSTYPLLVVKSRLQAKQEIGGSSSLRYSGTFDAVLKMIRYEGLPGFYKGMSTKIVQSVFAASVLFMVKEELVKAFMVLADKSKKVVSNISS, from the exons ATGTCAGAATCAAACGCAATTGCAAATGGTTTAGCTGGTGCAGGTGGTGGAATTATTGCTCAAATCATAACTTATCCTCTTCAAGCG GTAAATACGCGCCAGCAAACTGAGAGAACACTCAAGAGGAACAAGCAAAGTTTTACCTCCAACTCAACCACTGCTCCTGGCACTCTTCTTCAGATCTTTCAG GTCATTGGAACTGAGGGTTGGGGTGGACTCTATAGTGGCCTCAAGCCTTCTCTTCTTGGAACTGCTGCTTCTCAG GGCATTTACTACTATTTCTATCAAGTTTTTAAGAATAAGGCAGTGACCATTGCAGCTGCGCAGAAAGTGAAAGGGCGTGGAGATGGTACTGTTGGGATGTTTGGTTGGCTTGTTGTGGCTGCAATTGCTGG GTCCCTGAATGTGTTGTTCACAAACCCAATATGGGTTTTGGTGACTCGGATGCAG ACTCATACTCAAGCACAAAGGAAAAtcatggaggaaaagaaagaagcttTAAGGAAGGCTGCTTCTGAAAGCACCATAGCAGACTCAACATTGCAAGACAAATTGGCTGAACTGAACTCTATAAAACCTCGGCCATATGGAACTATACACGCA GCTAACGAAGTCTACAATGAAGCGGGTATAGTTGGATTTTGGAAGGGAGTCATCCCTGCCCTTATTATG GTATGCAATCCATCAATTCAGTTTATGATTTATGAGAGCTCATTAAAGCATCTAAGGGAAAAACGAGCTGCTAAGAAGCAAGGGAATACAAGTATATCTGCTTTGGAG GTCTTTTTGGTGGGAGCAATAGCGAAACTTGGAGCTACTGTCTCAACATATCCATTACTAGTTGTCAAG TCAAGGCTTCAAGCAAAACAGGAGATTGGTGGAAGTAGCTCATTAAGATACTCAG GTACTTTTGATGCGGTACTTAAAATGATCCGCTATGAAGGATTACCTGGCTTTTATAAGGGGATGAGCACGAAGATAGTACAAAGTGTTTTTGCAGCTTCTGTTCTATTCATGGTTAAGGAGGAGCTTGTTAAGGCTTTTATGGTTCTGGCGGATAAGAGCAAAAAAGTTGTATCAAATATAAGTAGTTGA
- the LOC114425555 gene encoding E3 ubiquitin-protein ligase RNF4-like has translation MSWRSVRGSRKRKMDFELDLNRDPPLVREEEEEEEEGGPSRHQQHHHHQQEPQTPIVDVDAIDDDVVESSPRSFAQAKSNADERRRVRRRTTIVDLDSEDGTRGVPQNQTIINGDLYVNLANNSSSASENAKKTPEPPKEPEAPKEPVFNCPICMSPLVEEMSTRCGHIFCKNCIRAAISAQAKCPTCRKKVTKNSLIRVFLPATS, from the exons ATGAGTTGGCGGTCGGTGAGGGGAAGCCGTAAGAGGAAGATGGATTTCGAACTGGACCTCAACCGTGATCCGCCGCTGGTtcgagaagaggaggaggaggaggaggaggggggGCCCTCAAGGCATCAgcagcaccaccaccaccaacaagAACCTCAAACTCCCATTGTCGATGTCGACGCCATTGACGACGATGTTGTTGAAAGCTCGCCTAGGTCTTTCGCTCAG gctaAGAGCAATGCTGATGAGAGGAGGAGAGTTCGCAGGAGGACGACTATTGTTGATTTGGACTCAG AAGATGGGACCAGAGGAGTTCCTCAAAACCAAACAATCATCAATGGCGATCTTTATGTAAATTTGGCCAACAACAGCAGTTCTGCG AGTGAAAATGCTAAGAAGACACCTGAACCTCCCAAGGAGCCTGAAGCTCCTAAGGAGCCTGTTTTTAATTGCCCAATATGTATGTCCCCTTTGGTTGAAGAAATGTCAACAAGGTGTGGTCATATTTTTTGCAAGAATTGCATCAGGGCTGCTATATCTGCACAGGCTAAATGCCCTACCTGTAGAAAAAAGGTTACAAAGAACTCACTAATAAGGGTGTTTCTTCCTGCAACTAGTTAA